A region from the Xenopus laevis strain J_2021 chromosome 4S, Xenopus_laevis_v10.1, whole genome shotgun sequence genome encodes:
- the LOC108715820 gene encoding caM kinase-like vesicle-associated protein isoform X2, whose translation MVKHHNILQLVDVFETRKEYFIFMELASGREVFDWILDQGYYSERDTSNVVRQVLEAVAYLHSLCVVHRNLKLENLLYFNRMKNSKIVISDFHLAKVETNSLIKEPCGTPEYLAPEVVARQRYGRPVDCWAIGVIMYILLSGNPPFYDELEEEDYESHDKNLFRKILHGDYEFDSPYWDEISPAAKDLVTRLMEVEQDQRVTAADAISHEWISGNAASDKNIKDGVCAQIEKNFAKAKWKKAVRVTTMMKRLRAPEQTDPATPSPSKDSDKTPSMATPAPSPANTPAGGAPSLPCPSPDTTG comes from the exons GGCATCAGGGCGTGAGGTTTTTGACTGGATCCTGGATCAAGGTTATTATTCGGAGAGGGACACAAGCAATGTCGTCCGGCAAGTGTTGGAGGCTGTGGCCTATCTGCATTCATTGTGTGTTGTGCACAGAAATCTGAAG CTTGAGAATCTCTTGTATTTTAACCGCATGAAGAATTCGAAAATAGTGATCAGTGACTTTCACTTGGCCAAAGTGGAGACCAACAGTCTCATCAAGGAGCCATGCGGGACACCAGAATATCTGG CCCCTGAAGTGGTTGCACGGCAGAGGTATGGGCGGCCCGTGGACTGTTGGGCGATTGGAGTCATCATGTATATACT TCTGTCTGGAAACCCCCCATTCTATGATGAGTTGGAAGAAGAGGACTACGAGAGCCATGATAAAAATTTATTCCGGAAAATTCTACATGGGGATTATGAGTTTGACTCTCCATATTGGGATGAAATATCACCTGCAG CAAAAGATCTAGTGACCCGTCTGATGGAGGTGGAACAAGACCAGAGAGTGACGGCTGCAGATGCCATCAGTCATGAATG GATTTCAGGAAATGCAGCATCCGATAAGAACATAAAGGATGGAGTATGTGCTCAGATTGAGAAGAATTTTGCTAAAGCCAAGTGGAAG AAAGCGGTGAGAGTAACCACCATGATGAAACGTTTGAGAGCTCCTGAACAGACAGACCCGGCGACCCCTTCTCCCTCGAAGGACAGTGACAAGACCCCCAGCATGGCCACACCTGCACCCTCACCTGCCAATACACCAGCTGGAGGTGCACCTTCTCTACCTTGTCCTTCCCCAGACACCACAGGCTGA